From Pseudomonas sp. LS1212, the proteins below share one genomic window:
- a CDS encoding TonB-dependent siderophore receptor — MVALSRIYPASLSLLGVLVVPDLQAETESALTLPTTAVNSEYSEQSYMSTESRSALKIDAPLRDIPQTVNVIPQSVIKDQGAQSMEDVLKNVPGIGLSNGDGQRDQVTIRGFSAIGDMYVDGVRDDALYFRDLSNVERVEVIKGPAAVLYGRGSSGGLINSISKKPNFTPKQEVGVSFDSEGKKRTQFDAGWADQQQGDKAFRVTGALENSDTFRDDGYIDRKAIAPSAYFKLSDDLELNLGATYLYDKRLIDFGIPARGNRPVDVDRDKRFGSADPDDDYTRSEVFSFTAGVDYRINDDFSLSNTSRYYHYDLDRNNTLADSSPTRFVTAANGELLVKLNRGNVQRKEDGWFNQTDLKQHAVLAGMNHNLLYGVELGRQVKDQSVFSQSNVARVPVYRDGLVDVPFQANRQTAKGTNTQDTAGFYVQDLIELAPQWKALLGVRYDVFDQEYSDDLTRASMSRTDHTWSPRAGLVYQPDQVQSYYVSVSRSYQPSAEMFALSTTNQDLEPEETTNFEIGGKWDLLDNRLALTAALFRLERTNMKTTDPANPTKLVLAGEQRTDGLELTASGQLSDKWQVYAGYAYLDAEITKSNSRTNGVANEGQVPTLTPRHSANLWLVRSLTQTWRVGMGANYVDDRYTALDNTVVMPAYTTVDAALLYNQPKWDMALRLRNVFDKDYYASAHGSVDLITPGAPRTLELSTNYRF; from the coding sequence ATGGTGGCTCTATCGCGCATTTACCCAGCCTCTCTGTCGTTGCTGGGCGTTCTGGTTGTACCTGATTTACAGGCGGAAACGGAGTCTGCTCTAACCCTACCGACAACCGCTGTGAACAGTGAGTACAGCGAGCAGAGCTATATGTCGACCGAAAGCAGGAGTGCGCTGAAGATCGATGCCCCGCTACGCGACATCCCGCAAACCGTGAACGTGATACCCCAGAGCGTGATCAAGGATCAGGGCGCACAGTCGATGGAAGACGTGCTGAAGAACGTCCCCGGCATCGGCCTGTCCAATGGCGACGGCCAGCGCGACCAGGTCACCATTCGCGGCTTCAGTGCCATCGGCGACATGTATGTCGACGGCGTCCGTGACGACGCGCTGTACTTCCGCGACCTGTCCAACGTCGAGCGGGTGGAAGTGATCAAGGGGCCGGCAGCGGTGCTCTATGGCCGCGGCTCATCCGGTGGCCTGATCAACAGCATCAGCAAGAAACCCAACTTCACCCCCAAGCAGGAAGTGGGTGTCAGCTTCGACAGCGAGGGTAAAAAGCGCACGCAGTTCGACGCCGGCTGGGCCGATCAGCAGCAGGGCGATAAAGCTTTCCGGGTGACCGGGGCGTTGGAGAACAGCGACACCTTCCGTGACGACGGTTATATCGATCGCAAAGCCATCGCGCCTTCGGCCTACTTCAAGCTCTCAGACGATCTGGAGCTGAACCTGGGCGCTACCTATCTGTATGACAAGCGTCTGATCGACTTCGGCATCCCTGCGCGAGGCAATCGTCCGGTCGATGTGGACCGCGATAAGCGCTTCGGTTCCGCCGACCCGGATGACGACTACACCCGCAGCGAGGTGTTTTCGTTCACGGCCGGTGTCGACTACCGGATCAATGACGACTTCAGCCTGAGCAATACCAGCCGCTATTACCACTACGATCTGGATCGCAACAACACGCTCGCGGACTCGAGCCCGACGCGCTTCGTTACCGCCGCCAATGGTGAATTGCTGGTGAAACTCAACCGCGGCAATGTGCAGCGCAAGGAAGACGGCTGGTTCAACCAGACCGATCTCAAGCAACACGCCGTGCTCGCCGGGATGAACCATAACCTTCTCTATGGCGTGGAACTGGGGCGCCAGGTGAAGGACCAGTCCGTGTTCAGCCAATCCAACGTGGCGCGGGTGCCGGTGTATCGCGATGGTTTGGTCGATGTGCCGTTCCAGGCCAACCGGCAAACCGCCAAGGGCACCAATACCCAGGACACCGCCGGGTTCTACGTGCAGGACCTGATCGAACTGGCGCCGCAGTGGAAGGCACTGCTGGGTGTGCGCTATGACGTGTTCGATCAGGAATATTCGGATGACCTGACCCGCGCCTCCATGTCCCGAACCGACCATACCTGGAGCCCGCGCGCAGGCCTGGTCTACCAGCCTGACCAGGTTCAGTCCTATTACGTCTCTGTGAGCCGTTCCTACCAACCCTCTGCTGAAATGTTCGCCCTGAGTACGACGAACCAAGACTTGGAGCCGGAAGAGACCACCAACTTCGAGATCGGCGGCAAGTGGGACCTGCTCGACAATCGCCTGGCCTTGACAGCGGCGCTGTTCCGTCTGGAACGCACCAATATGAAAACCACCGATCCAGCGAACCCGACCAAACTAGTGCTTGCGGGTGAGCAGCGTACTGATGGTCTCGAACTGACCGCCAGCGGACAGTTGAGTGACAAATGGCAGGTCTATGCCGGTTACGCCTATCTGGATGCCGAGATCACCAAGTCCAACAGCCGTACCAACGGTGTCGCCAACGAAGGTCAGGTGCCCACTCTGACTCCGCGCCACAGTGCCAACCTGTGGTTGGTGCGTTCGCTGACGCAAACCTGGCGTGTGGGCATGGGAGCCAACTATGTCGATGACCGCTACACTGCATTGGATAACACGGTAGTCATGCCGGCTTACACAACGGTGGACGCCGCGTTGCTGTACAACCAGCCGAAATGGGACATGGCCCTGCGTCTGCGCAATGTCTTCGACAAGGACTATTACGCATCGGCGCATGGCTCGGTGGATCTGATCACGCCCGGCGCGCCACGGACACTGGAGCTGAGCACCAACTACCGATTCTGA
- a CDS encoding PAS domain-containing protein gives MNDKNLLGALQMGMRSSVNVSSDILAALLETPALHALLDSFSEAIIVCDGEARVRFINLAAERVNRLPRAQAVGLPNSEFFQRSALMFDDFEMAINRGANSALTRSRDGRVLYTSTQLHRTWPGTRPLG, from the coding sequence ATGAATGACAAGAACCTGCTGGGCGCCCTGCAAATGGGCATGCGCTCGTCGGTCAACGTCAGCAGCGACATACTCGCCGCACTGTTGGAAACCCCGGCGCTGCACGCGCTGCTCGACAGTTTCAGCGAAGCAATCATTGTCTGCGACGGCGAGGCCCGGGTGCGTTTCATCAACCTGGCGGCCGAACGGGTCAACCGGCTGCCTAGGGCACAGGCGGTGGGCCTCCCCAACAGCGAGTTTTTCCAGCGCTCGGCGCTGATGTTCGATGACTTCGAGATGGCCATCAACCGCGGTGCCAATAGTGCGCTGACGCGCTCGCGCGACGGTCGGGTGCTGTACACCAGCACCCAACTACACCGTACGTGGCCCGGAACACGCCCGCTTGGGTGA
- a CDS encoding PAS domain-containing protein: MDTLGLLSERGMALSTTISAHGNLLAVSTGMSNQLGYDPDFLPDQPIELIYTAESVRALQHLFANPPADERVHSLELTLIRHNGGLLPVVASGILEWRSVHPARLHLLEMPLGPLGRRMQELQNANEVMSQMLLSAKVAYWCIEFADAVDINQSPDEIVRQVFENNSHWRMCNRAMAQVYEMPSDVDFNQQPVRLYWPRSPANEEFVRRLIEADFCVDGALSVDRRHDGSPAYVENDVRATIAGGQLLRIWGSIRDVSQELRVQHDAEQRIEALRRVFDAVPDAVLVIDEHLQPQWRNSAFEETFGITKGASIARSLLDTSPPERTWHSIVLPDLSGRTLNFNVHCSRILIREGVAWQVAVLRQIGRGAGSLGELHP, translated from the coding sequence ATGGACACACTAGGTTTACTGAGCGAAAGAGGCATGGCCCTTTCCACCACGATTTCAGCGCACGGAAACCTGCTCGCGGTCTCCACCGGCATGAGTAATCAGCTCGGATACGACCCCGACTTCCTGCCCGATCAGCCGATCGAACTGATTTACACCGCCGAATCGGTGCGCGCCTTGCAGCATCTGTTCGCCAACCCACCTGCCGATGAGCGGGTGCACAGCCTGGAGCTGACCCTGATCCGCCACAACGGTGGCCTGCTGCCGGTGGTGGCCAGCGGCATCCTGGAATGGCGTTCGGTGCACCCTGCCCGCCTGCACCTGCTCGAAATGCCGCTCGGCCCGCTCGGCAGGCGCATGCAGGAACTGCAGAACGCCAACGAAGTCATGAGCCAGATGCTGCTCAGCGCCAAGGTGGCCTACTGGTGCATCGAGTTCGCCGACGCGGTGGACATCAACCAGTCACCGGACGAAATCGTGCGCCAGGTGTTCGAAAACAACTCGCACTGGCGCATGTGCAACCGCGCCATGGCGCAGGTCTACGAGATGCCTTCGGACGTCGACTTCAATCAGCAGCCGGTGCGCTTGTATTGGCCGCGCAGTCCGGCCAACGAAGAATTCGTGCGGCGCCTGATCGAGGCGGATTTCTGCGTCGACGGCGCCTTGTCGGTAGACCGCCGCCACGACGGCTCGCCTGCCTACGTAGAAAACGACGTGCGCGCCACCATCGCCGGCGGGCAACTGTTGCGCATATGGGGCAGTATCCGCGATGTCAGCCAGGAGTTGCGTGTGCAGCACGACGCAGAGCAGCGTATCGAGGCCTTGCGCCGAGTGTTCGATGCGGTGCCCGATGCCGTACTGGTCATCGACGAACACCTGCAACCACAGTGGCGCAACTCGGCCTTTGAAGAAACCTTCGGCATCACCAAGGGCGCCAGCATCGCCCGCTCCCTGCTCGATACCTCGCCACCGGAGCGGACCTGGCACAGCATCGTGCTGCCGGACCTGAGCGGCCGAACGCTGAACTTCAACGTGCATTGTTCGCGCATCCTGATCAGGGAAGGCGTGGCCTGGCAGGTCGCGGTATTGCGCCAGATCGGGCGTGGCGCCGGTAGCCTCGGAGAGCTCCATCCATGA